The Aphidius gifuensis isolate YNYX2018 linkage group LG2, ASM1490517v1, whole genome shotgun sequence DNA window CCAAAATcaccaattattaaatttaccatttcTGATGATTCTGATATTGAAGATCTTGACTTTgaggatattaaaaaaatggctgATTCATACATAGCACGAGGACTggccaataaaaaaaagcaaaagtcaattgataaatcagctaaaactaaaaaaaaaccaaaactaCATTGGAAAACagcattaaaaattaagaatgcTGCTAATACtgaaaacaacaatttaaaaaatacagagACAGTTGATAATGTATCAAAAGAACACTCAAAACGtggtaaaacaaaaattgaaagtACAAAAATTACTGAGATaagtgataatatttcaaaagaaaaatcaacacGTAATCgacaaaaaattgttaatagtGATGTAGAAATTGTTGAGATACCTGATAATGGtgttcaaattgaaaaaacaaaacgtggtagttcaaaaagaaaacaagaaTCATCATCCAAAGAGACAGATGATATTCCAtcaaaaattgagaaaaaatcagAAATTTCTGATAATGTAGAAGTACCAGATAAGGTTGAAAAATCACTAAAAAGTACAAATAAATcggatgaaaaaattaaaaaagctgttaaaaaacagaaacttGAAGATACAAATATAAtcactgaaaaattaaattctgatacaaatgataaatcagAAGGTAGATCAAAACGTTTGATTTCAAAACAAGCAGTTAAAAGACAAAGTACTGTTTATGATACTGATGGAGTAATTAATGAATCAACAAATACAGAAGAACCatcaccaaaaaaattaaagaaaaattctgAAACAAGTACCGATGAATCTCCATCAAGAGCAGTAAGATCAAAAAGTAATTCACAAAAtcacataatattatttactggTCTTGGTGATGAAACTTATCGTCTTGCAGCATTAAAACTTGGTGCATTGGTAACTGATAAACCAGGACAAGCAACTATACTTGTTACTGACAAAGTAAGaagaacatttaaatttttttgtgctGTATCAAGAAGCATACCAATTGTATCAGTCAAATGGATTGAATCTAGTAAAAAATCAGGCCATTTTGTTGATTCAGAAGCATTTATACTTCATGATCCAAttgctgaaaataaatttgactttaaattaaaacaaagttTAAAACGAgccagtgaaaaaaaattattggatgATTATACAATTGTAGTAACACCAAAAGTTGTTCAACCAACAATTCCTGAAATTAAAAGTATGATACAAGTTAGTGGTGGTAAAGCATTAATTCGAGCACCAAGAGCTTGGCCAATAAAAACAGTTGTTATAAGTTGTGAAGCTGACAATGAATATGTAACAAAAATGTTATCAAAAGCACCAGCTAATCGTGACATACCAGTTGTAactgttgaatttatattatctgGTATATTAAAACAAGAGCTAGATGAAAAACGATATCgcattaaatacaattaatttaaaaataagatataaaaacaaaaaagaaattagtcttttttaaatatattttttcacaaatcaaaatattgagtgtaatatattaaaagttacgatatattttatattgtgtgtttaaatgttttttttttttcttttgtctttGGTTAATGAAGAATATATTAACAAGTTATTATGTCGTTTATTGTtcctcaataaataaaataaatttttataatattaatgagtatattttaatcattttattattctttgaaTATATGATTAACCCAGTGTTTTTTCATAGATCATTCAACTTTaagaaaatacatattttcattgagtcatatattttatatttttttttttaatgcctAACATAAGTGACTTTTCTGGCCttggttattttaaataaataaaaaaaaaaaactgtttatgCTCATTCGAAGCACGTAGGCACTAGGCATGCTACTAAATTTATACTTACTATTTTTCTGCGTCGTAGTTTTGTcttatcttatttatttttttcgcatgataatattttatttcaatgactCACATCaactgtaaatataaatattattttgaataaaatctaGCTGAAAGTTAAAAtggtttttaatataaataacaagacactgacaaaaatatatttatatttttttttttggttttcatttattttacataatacttcatacattttttatatcagaTTCATAACTTATTAgtctacgtttttttttaatcaataaatcaagtaatagtagaaaaagaaaaaataattatttatcttaataataatagtagtctcaagttttttttttttttttttttaaatcttgagTTATATCACtcaaaataaatcacaaaaaaaatgaaataaaatcgTTTACaaacgagtttttttttttttaatgatctaCATAATCTTATTTCATAACAGATgggtatatttattattattaattattataattattaacgtGAATAAATGCTGATTCAATCTTCCCAAAGCTTCTGGAAGcgtcttctttttttttttttttgacagagAACTCAGGACAGGTATTGAACGAACAGATGAGCACGAaactgcaaaaaaataaaattaaacaaaaattattatcaatcaattaattacataaaaatttattaataatttatttaattaaatatcttgacaattaaaatatatttcagtaaaaataaaatttttgaaaaaaaaaatatttaacatgtattatttgtgtttgttatgatgaaaaaaaaaaaataaacaaagcaaTAACGGCGCAGTACATCTTGACCTTGGCCGCCATTTGGCATCaagaaaaatcaatacaacattaattatcattattattttaatacaaaaatatatttacctttTGAGGAAATTAAGCCTTGGATTTAACAAACTTCTTGTTATTTTCAGAGTTCATTAATTTAGTGAGAATTTTTCTTGAATGTCCATTTGGATCATGTTGATTTGTGTGTTGAACTGACTCAAGTTTGCTGCGTTGTTTTCCACCGTGTGCAGTAAATATGTGCTTGTGCTCATAACCATAATTGAAATGCTCATATTGATCAAATTCGCCATAAGTAATATCTgacatatttaaattgattatttaaattactttttttaaatgccaataactttttttcttcttgatttattatttttcaacaaatttttagtttaaaaaacaaagtgtatatatttctttttttaatatgagtttgactgtaattttaaatgattttcttcagtgaagaaaataatgacgctttgatttatttttattatcacacaAAAGAtgtaaatatgtaatttaaacgAGTTTGTATTACGGACTGGATTGGAGACAAGGTGCAATCGGTTTTTATACATGGTCGAAAATTTTAATGCGCAAATGAAATAGAAGGGATAATGTGAGATTTGCGCATGCTCGAGATAAAGCATTGGTAGTTACGCGGTGAATTTTTAGAAGAGGGGAATCAAGAggggtttttatttaaagggGAGAggattatttcaataacacAAACAAGCAAGAATGGTTTCTCGACCTTTCTATACAGTTCTCAGACCGTTAAATTTGTACTTGCTTTgaccaaaataaatattaatattaaaaacatcaaaaaacacatgaaaaatattcatggctcgatgtaatttttttagagtATGAATTACAATCCCAATTATCTTGTTAACTGACcgatgaattttaaattttacatactTATTGAATAGGTTTTTTTATCCTCTTTTAAATgagattaatattaattatttctttcgTATAGTTTTTGAgctatgaatttttaaaaatagttgaaaaaaaaaaaatgtggtcTAGACTTTTTTTGGAGTATTaagttttaatgattttttacgtatttaaaaaaataatgacatgtACTCAATGGAGTATTAATgaaaagataatttatttatcttttttatggtaaaaaataattgtaaattgtaGGTTTTGATATTGAGATATTTACGATGAAAGAACGTTcgagaatatataaatacggcGTAGAAGGTGGCCCCAATGAATAacaaatcagaaaaaaaaaaaaacttcaaatatataataagtGTACATTTATGAAGAAtacagaatattttttatttcttctaaaTTGAGAcgttattgattatttatatatatataaaacaagatgttttttattcataaaaatcattatttataattatttatttatgtatatatttatatagttttttttttttttttttttttttttttcaagtcgaTAATACAGGTTTGCCGTGTTCGGTAGagcttgtaaaaaaaaagataatattatcatggaGATGGAGGTATACATTCAACAACATTATAAACTCcatgaatattatatgaacATGAAGGATAGAGATTAGAGAACTAGGTTTTCTTAGACGGTAAGACGAAGGCAAAAAAACTGCACGAAACGGAATTGaacaaatactttttaaatggTAGTCCTTAAGACCCAGAACACGTTGCATCTATttctaatcattttttttgtctgccgtccacaggtaagccaggtaaaaaatcgataatttaaatatctcCGGATTAATTGTGTttt harbors:
- the LOC122849068 gene encoding nuclear protein 1, coding for MSDITYGEFDQYEHFNYGYEHKHIFTAHGGKQRSKLESVQHTNQHDPNGHSRKILTKLMNSENNKKFVKSKA